The following proteins come from a genomic window of Anguilla rostrata isolate EN2019 chromosome 17, ASM1855537v3, whole genome shotgun sequence:
- the elac2 gene encoding zinc phosphodiesterase ELAC protein 2 codes for MFITKGAQFKLKSIAWLLSHQVVGNSRCSSNIWIKNIPPRTAFQLLRNMASNDSGNQKTNVKKPRPPKEMLRHVKTREQRKNVDLHGPSTVYVQVIGAGSRGNGASLYVFSEYNRYLFNCGEGTQRLMQEHKVKAARLDNIFLTRMSWENVGGLSGMILTLKDTGVPECLLSGPPQLEKFVNAIRAFSGPLEEIKLAVSPYTAPPHSDNTMTVSQVPIFATLKGNAEPHSSGPRSPSCSPSHSPQGELTRPTDEAGGSADGREERAGSPGKCSVCCRGYGTLFMTLEILGRNSLWDTAHTVYWTFFREVAEGIEHVAEPVGSGDSCRGDSCRVVGPFRSEPDGCGDVGCHGDGCRVVGTFQIRPEDVCTPTDPGPVFLVVECPSEEFVRPLCTNEVLRRYQTGRSEDSAALVVHMTPEPVLETDAYKSWMERFPPGTEHLVLNEHACTVHNLRSRKLQTQLNLIHPEIFPELKSYATQGKQAALHVPNVRAECLLKYQLRPKFEWQRDAILSCDASDFVREAEELPGFLREVEECNQNLTDSEARTGQYRLTDLTDSVVRTGKYRPHRYGGQGSEQDPEWWFTVGTVVFALPMKIRRASVYTLTVYQDSSSLSPTQSVLLDCGEGTFGQLCRHYGNKVDEVLTKLSTVFVSHLHADHHTGLLNVLLQREKALSSEGKPFTPIYLVAPVQIQSWLHQYNDHCQEIMHHINLVPAWLLTEGVEVHKNKTKAAIQSMLRKSDLEKFQTCVVRHCKNAFACSLTHRSGWKLVFSGDTMPCDALVHMGKNASLLIHEATLEDGLEEEAEEKRHSTTSQAIGIGVKMQAEFIMLNHFSQRYAKIPLFSADFSDRVGIAFDHMRVRPSDLRVLPKLTPPLKALFAQEIEEMEERRERRGLRLMREAALEVPVNGQGAAGVAGQGVATERAREASNKREPEEEAEQENSKRRKAS; via the exons ATGTTTATTACGAAAGGAGCACAATTCAAGTTAAAGTCGATTGCGTGGTTATTAAGTCATCAAGTCGTTGGTAATTCTCGGTGCTCTTCAAACATATGGATTAAGAATATTCCCCCACGGACAGCTTTCCAACTTTTGCGGAATATGGCATCTAATGATAGTGGcaatcagaaaacaaatgtgaagAAACCTAGACCCCCCAAAGAGATGCTTCGACACGTGAAAACTAGAGAGCAAAGGAAAAATGTGGACTTGCACGGGCCGTCGACCGTCTACGTACAAGTCATTGGAGCAGGTAGCCGTGGCAACGGAGCATCCCTCTACGTCTTCTCCGAATACAATCG GTATCTATTCAACTGTGGCGAAGGAACTCAGCGTCTGATGCAAGAGCACAA AGTAAAGGCGGCGCGTCTGGACAATATCTTCCTCACTAGAATGAGCTGGGAGAATGTTGGGGGTTTGTCGG GAATGATACTGACTCTTAAAGACACAGGAGTTCCTGAATGCCTGCTCTCTGGCCCTCCACAGCTG GAGAAATTTGTGAATGCGATTCGTGCTTTCTCTGGACCATTGGAAGAAATCAAGCTAG CTGTCAGTCCATACACTGCCCCTCCGCATTCTGATAACACCATGACTGTTAGTCAAGTGCCAATATTCG CCACGCTGAAAGGGAACGCAGAGCCCCACAGCTCCGGGCCACGCAGTCCCAGCTGCAGTCCCAGCCACTCCCCCCAGGGGGAGCTCACGAGGCCGACAGACGAGGCTGGCGGGTCAGCTGatggcagggaggagagagcggggagCCCTGGTAAGTGCTCCGTGTGTTGTCGTGGTTACGGTACTCTGTTTATGACCCTGGAAATCTTGGGCAGAAATTCTCTGTGGGACACTGCA CACACAGTATACTGGACATTCTTTAGAGAAGTGGCTGAAGGCATCGAGCACGTGGCTGAACCTGTTGGTTCTGGTGACAGTTGTCGTGGTGACAGTTGTCGTGTTGTGGGGCCTTTCAGATCTGAGCCTGATGGTTGTGGTGACGTCGGTTGTCACGGTGACGGTTGTCGTGTTGTGGGGACTTTTCAGATCCGCCCGGAAGACGTGTGCACTCCCACCGATCCCGGGCCCGTCTTCCTCGTGGTGGAGTGTCCTTCCGAGGAGTTCGTCCGGCCGCTCTGCACCAATGAGGTCCTCCGCAG GTATCAGACTGGCAGATCTGAAGACTCTGCAGCCTTAGTGGTTCACATGACCCCCGAGCCCGTGCTGGAAACCGACGCCTACAAGAGCTGGATGGAGAG GTTCCCGCCCGGCACCGAGCATTTGGTTCTGAACGAGCACGCCTGCACCGTGCACAACCTCAGGAGCCGCAAGCTTCAGACCCAACTCAATCTGATCCACCCGGAGATCTTCCCCGAGCTGAAGAGCTATGCTACACAG GGCAAACAGGCTGCCCTGCATGTACCCAACGTGAGAGCTGAATGCCTCCTGAAATACCAGCTCAGACCCAAGTTTGAGTGGCAGAG AGACGCCATCCTCTCCTGTGATGCGTCTGACTTTGTCAGAGAAGCAGAGGAGCTCCCGGGCTTCCTGCGGGAGGTGGAGGAGTGCAACCAGAACCTCACGGATAGTGAGGCCCGGACAGGTCAGTACCGTTTAACGGATCTCACAGATAGTGTGGTCAGGACAGGTAAGTACAGACCTCACAGGTATGGAGGTCA GGGCAGTGAGCAGGACCCAGAGTGGTGGTTTACTGTAGGAACAGTAGTCTTCGCCCTCCCCATGAAGATCCGGAGAGCGTCAGTGTACACACTGACAGTATATCAGGACAG CTCTTCTCTCAGTCCCACACAGTCTGTGCTGCTGGACTGCGGCGAGGGCACCTTTGGGCAGCTGTGTCGTCACTATGGCAACAAGGTGGACGAGGTCCTGACCAAGCTGTCCACGGTCTTCGTCTCCCACCTGCACGCGGACCACCACACG GGGCTGCTGAACGTTCTGCTTCAGCGGGAGAAGGCCCTG agcagcGAGGGGAAGCCCTTCACCCCTATTTACCTGGTGGCCCCAGTGCAGATCCAGTCCTGGTTGCACCAGTATAATGACCACTGCCAGGAGATCATGCACCACATCAA ccTCGTGCCTGCCTGGCTCCTGACAGAGGGGGTGGAGGTTCACAAAAACAAGACTAAGGCTGCCATCCAATCAATGCTCAGGAAATCTGACTTGGAAAAG ttcCAGACGTGTGTGGTGCGTCACTGCAAGAACGCCTTCGCCTGCAGCCTGACGCACCGGTCCGGGTGGAAGCTGGTGTTCTCCGGCGACACCATGCCCTGCGACGCCCTGGTGCACATGG gGAAAAATGCCTCATTGCTTATTCATGAGGCAACTCTGGAGGATGGCTTGGAAGAAGAGGCTGAGGAGAAGAGACACAG TACGACGTCTCAGGCGATTGGGATTGGGGTGAAGATGCAGGCTGAGTTCATCATGCTGAACCACTTCAGCCAGCGCTACGCCAAGATCCCGCTCTTCAGCGCTGACTTCAGCGACAGGGTGGGCATCGCCTTCGACCACATGAGG GTGCGCCCGTCAGACCTGCGGGTCCTGCCCAagctgaccccgcccctgaAGGCGCTGTTCGCGCAGGAGATcgaggagatggaggagcggagggagaggagggggctcAGGCTGATGAGGGAGGCTGCCCTGGAGGTGCCTGTCAACGGCCAGGGAGCGGCGGGCGTGGCCGGACAGGGCGTGGCCACCGAACGGGCGCGCGAAGCGTCGAATAAACGGGAGCCGGAGGAAGAAGCGGAGCAGGAAAACAGCAAGAGACGGAAAGCCAGCTGA